The following nucleotide sequence is from Equus quagga isolate Etosha38 unplaced genomic scaffold, UCLA_HA_Equagga_1.0 198222_RagTag, whole genome shotgun sequence.
ACAGCAGACATAAGACCAGGGGACATTGGAAGAAATGGACTCACTGGTTTGTTTTGAATGTGACAGTTTTAGAAACGTCCACATTTCATATGGATGCCACACTAACTTATAGAAACTACAAACATCCTCAGCGCGGTGATGAGTTTCACATCAAAGAGTCGAGACCTTGACTTCCTTCCACCTCACAATTTTAGGTAACAACGATCTTCATCCTGTGTTCTTACTTGACTGTCTTCTTCACATTGACTCTCGAGAAGGTgtgcaacaatcttcctcactttctgGTCTGCCCTTTCCTTTCTCAATTGCTCCTTGTATTCCCAAATCAACAGTTCTTACATAATCTCTTCTCAATGCCTCTAGACTATATTTTTACCTCTCTGATCAGTCGGGATTGGTCCTGCCACGTGACTTCATCTTTCGCTAGTCTTTGCATCCATCTCTCCTAACCTGTGGGAACTCATTAAGGAGGAGCTGCgtgccctctgctccctgcagTTCCCTCAGTGCCCAGGAATTTCCCAGTGATGGTGAGAGTGCCTGCTGGTCTACTAAGGAGACAATGATGCTTTTCTTCCCCACAGTCCCCCAGCGTACCTGCTTCTTGACGTGGTCGATCTCAGATCTCAGCCTCTGGATCATGCGGTTGATCTCAGAAATCTCCTGCTTGGTGTTGCGCAGGTCGTCGCCATGTCTGCCCGCTGTGACCTGAAGCTCCTCGTACTGCAGTCCAGAGGGAGAGAAGGCGGTGTATATGGGCTTTAACACACTAAAGGTGACTTTCACTTCTGAATCAGACATTCATTAAACTTGAACCTAATGCCTTCTCTACCAGGGATTTTGGGAAGAGTTGACATTATAAGATCACTGGATCCTGTACACCGATCTCAGGCCATCTTTGTTATGGGACCACTGCCTGTCTAGTTCTCTTTGGGACCAGCAAGGGTCTGTACTTTGTTTCTGAGCCAGCATCAGGGTGAAGGTAAAGCAGAGATCACTAGCTCTTTATCTATGGTAGCTTTTCCTCCGCATTTGGTTTGACTTACAAGACTTGGACATAAATTCTGTAGATGTCTACTCTATGAGTGAAGGGAACACATCCTGTGAGAGGACTCCAGCTTCCTCGAAGTCGATTTCCCCATCGAGCCTGTAGCCTGGTTGGTCTTGAGAGAGGGGGCAGAGGGGTTCCTCAGCAGCTGCCAACTCACTGCTCACCTTGCTCTGGTACCAGGACTCAGCCTCAGCCCGGCTCCTCTGAGCGATCTCCTCATATTGGGCTTTGACTTCGGCGATGATGCTGTCCAGATCCAGGCTACGGTTGTTGTCCATGGAGAGGACCACAGAAGTGTCTGAGATGTGGGTTTGCATCTGAGCCAGTTCCTGCAGAACACGAGATCGTCAGATCATCTCTTCCTGTGACATTTACAGAGGGACCCAACCCAAGGTCTTGCACCCTTTGCAGAGCCCCACAGGGTAAATCCAAGGGAGTGGAGATGCTTACTGCGTCATAGAAGGCTCTCAAGAAGTTGATCTCATCTGTGAGGCTGTCTACCTTGGCTTGTAGTTCAACCTTATTCATGTAGGCAGCATCCACATCCTATGGAATAAGCCAACAGTTGAGTCAGCTGAGCTCTCCTTCCCAGTCTGCCCATCTTTTAGTCTCCCTACTATTCTCCTGTCTGATGTGGGCAGGGACCCCGTGTCCTCTCTTTCTGCAAACAAACATGAGCGCCTGACCTCAAGCAGCTCACCTTCTTCAGAGTGACAAATTCATTCTCTGCTGTCGTGCGCttgttgatttcttcttcatatcTAGAATTAGAAAGGGATGAGGCGTAACTGAGCTGGTGGTGAAGATGATACTGAAACAACAGCCTAGAATCTGAACTTTCCATACAATGGATACACCCAAATTGAGCTTTCCTGCCAGTGAGCCTGAAGGATGATTTTTTGAGTccttaaatattttcctctttactCTCCTCATCCACCTATATGGCCCATTTGCCCTCCGGGGTTTGCTTTTGGGCAATAACTGTGCTTTTCATGTCCATGGACATGTTTTTCTAGGATTCATGCCCACACCTGACCTGGTCACCCAGTAGTCTTGAACTGTGCGCCTCAGGAAACTGAGCCCATGTCCCTCCTGGAACTCACTTATTCTTGAAGTCCTCCATCAGGTCCTGCATGCCCCTGAGCTCCGAGTCCAGGCGGCTTCTCTCCCCGAGGATACTGTCCAGCTGTCTCCTGAGGTTGTTGATGTACTGCTCGAACAGAGGCTCCAGGTTCTGCCTCACGGTCCTGGTGCCCTGCTCCTGGAGCAGGGTCCACTTGGTGTCCAGGACCTTGTTCTGCTGTTCCAGGAAGCGCACCTGGAGGAAGACAAGGTGGTTATTTGCCagacaaaggaaggaagcaagagatgTGAGTTATCAGGTCCCCAAGCAGGCCTGGTGGTCACCGCGATGCTGGGCCTCTACAGAGCATGTACAGAGGCTCAGGCTGACAGGTCGTGTGCCCCACATCGTTTACTTGCCCCCCACACAGATCTCACTGATGAAACCTACCCCTGAATCTACTCCTTGCCCTCCAAGTTATGGAAGCTACAGTGCCCTTCAacatctcatctctctctcttattgAGTGCCATCACAAATCTAGTTAAAtcacaaatttaattaaaaatattttcctgatataatatgaaatttttttaagagagtTCCTTAGTTAAAGGGATGTCAAATCTTTAGAATCTAAtgattttaaattcctttctacTTAATGAGTGGATTCCAATCTAACTCTCCA
It contains:
- the LOC124233350 gene encoding keratin, type II cytoskeletal 6A, which encodes GGSCAISGGYGGRVGGGFGFGGGAGSGFGFGGGAGAGFGLGGGAGFVGGYGGSGFPVCPPGGIQEVTVNQSLLTPLNLQIDPTIQRVRTEEREQIKTLNNKFASFIDKVRFLEQQNKVLDTKWTLLQEQGTRTVRQNLEPLFEQYINNLRRQLDSILGERSRLDSELRGMQDLMEDFKNKYEEEINKRTTAENEFVTLKKDVDAAYMNKVELQAKVDSLTDEINFLRAFYDAELAQMQTHISDTSVVLSMDNNRSLDLDSIIAEVKAQYEEIAQRSRAEAESWYQSKYEELQVTAGRHGDDLRNTKQEISEINRMIQRLRSEIDHVKKQCANLQTAIADAEQRGEMALKDAKNKLAGLEDALQKAKQDMARLLKEYQELMNVKLALDVEIATYRKLLEGEECRLSGEGVGQVNISVVQST